In a single window of the Natronorubrum halophilum genome:
- a CDS encoding NADPH:quinone reductase, producing MRAVRCHEHGDADVLQVDEVDRPDPADDELLVEVAAAGVNPVDTYFRDGSYEPVGLPFTPGVDFAGTVAETGDGVADFDGGDRVFGTGIGNGSFQGSYAEYATVPTDRVVRLPDGADLTEAGAAGVAAVTAWRALIDHAALDPAEYCLVHGGSGGVGHAAVQIGAAVSARVITTGAEEYHDALETLGAETVLDYARDDLADATLEASDGGVDAILDHRLDDYLQFDADVAATGCRVVGIGENSPDPAFTNDGAARSKDVSYQFMSMFNTPDLRVPLRGVAHLMATDALSIEIARSYDLEDASQAQEDVIDDSFLGKLVVEP from the coding sequence ATGCGAGCTGTACGCTGTCACGAGCACGGTGATGCCGACGTACTGCAGGTAGACGAGGTCGACCGACCCGACCCGGCCGACGACGAGTTGCTCGTCGAGGTAGCCGCTGCGGGTGTCAACCCGGTCGACACCTACTTTCGGGACGGATCGTACGAACCGGTCGGTCTGCCCTTCACGCCCGGCGTCGATTTTGCGGGTACCGTTGCGGAGACGGGCGACGGCGTCGCGGACTTCGACGGGGGTGACCGCGTCTTCGGCACCGGGATCGGCAACGGCTCCTTCCAGGGGTCGTACGCCGAGTACGCGACGGTGCCCACGGACCGGGTCGTTCGCCTCCCCGACGGCGCGGACCTGACGGAAGCCGGCGCGGCGGGCGTCGCCGCCGTCACCGCCTGGCGCGCGCTGATCGACCACGCGGCCCTCGACCCCGCCGAGTACTGTCTCGTCCACGGCGGCTCCGGCGGCGTCGGCCACGCCGCCGTCCAGATCGGTGCCGCCGTCAGCGCGCGGGTGATCACGACCGGCGCGGAGGAGTACCACGACGCCCTCGAGACGCTCGGTGCCGAGACGGTCCTCGACTACGCACGCGACGACCTCGCGGACGCGACGCTCGAGGCCAGCGACGGCGGCGTCGACGCGATCCTCGACCACCGCCTCGACGACTACCTCCAGTTCGACGCGGACGTCGCCGCGACCGGCTGTCGCGTCGTCGGTATCGGCGAGAACAGTCCCGACCCGGCGTTCACGAACGACGGCGCCGCCCGCTCGAAGGACGTCAGCTACCAGTTCATGAGCATGTTCAACACGCCCGATCTGCGCGTGCCGCTGCGCGGCGTCGCCCACCTCATGGCGACGGACGCGCTCTCGATCGAGATCGCGCGGAGCTACGACCTCGAGGACGCTTCGCAGGCCCAGGAGGACGTGATCGACGACAGCTTCCTCGGAAAGCTGGTCGTCGAACCGTGA
- a CDS encoding DUF5789 family protein: MERNVKLNGLGRILEDLEYPIPREKAATQCSDVTLILAEGAENLGELIADSNGDEFESMDDLETEVFNLLPRNAVGEPYQSEGEG, translated from the coding sequence ATGGAACGGAATGTCAAGCTCAACGGTCTCGGACGGATTCTCGAGGATCTCGAGTATCCGATCCCCAGGGAGAAGGCGGCCACGCAGTGTTCCGACGTGACGTTGATCCTCGCCGAGGGAGCGGAGAACCTCGGCGAACTCATCGCCGATTCGAACGGCGACGAGTTCGAGTCGATGGACGATCTGGAAACGGAGGTGTTCAACCTCCTTCCCCGGAACGCCGTCGGGGAGCCCTACCAGTCCGAGGGGGAAGGATAA
- a CDS encoding TIGR04024 family LLM class F420-dependent oxidoreductase yields the protein MNAELDLLVRLGDYERPRDVADRAVQAENLGFDRITVGETTGWNIVPPLTLAADRTDELGISNDVISPYGRSPALLAQTALTLHDASDGRFRLGLGPSSPAITERWHGQAFDRPLRRTREAIEVVRAVYENGTPAYEGEIFDIYGLNYERDVPENPPPIDLGTLGPKATEMAGRFGDGWAPQLFTKDGLEDRLEDLARGAELAGRDLDDLRVAPIVRGIANEDRDLARRKARGTIAFMLGAYGPYYGDSVAGQGYPEVVEEIRAAWQERDTESMAAALPDELLDELAPAGTPEEVREWVAAYGDLEGVDAVRVGFVNEMTEEEKAVTMEAVADLV from the coding sequence GTGAACGCCGAACTGGATCTACTGGTGCGACTCGGCGACTACGAACGGCCGCGGGACGTCGCCGATCGCGCCGTCCAGGCCGAGAATCTCGGGTTCGATCGGATCACGGTCGGCGAAACGACGGGCTGGAACATCGTGCCGCCGCTGACGCTCGCGGCGGACCGCACCGACGAACTCGGGATCTCGAACGACGTCATCTCGCCCTACGGACGCTCGCCTGCGCTGCTCGCCCAGACGGCGCTCACGCTCCACGACGCCTCCGACGGCCGGTTTCGGCTGGGGCTCGGCCCCAGCTCCCCGGCGATCACCGAGCGCTGGCACGGCCAGGCGTTCGATCGCCCGCTGCGGCGCACTCGAGAGGCCATCGAGGTCGTCCGCGCGGTCTACGAGAACGGCACGCCGGCCTACGAGGGCGAGATCTTCGATATCTACGGGCTCAACTACGAACGCGACGTCCCCGAGAATCCGCCGCCGATCGACCTCGGGACGCTCGGCCCGAAGGCCACCGAGATGGCCGGCCGCTTCGGCGACGGCTGGGCACCGCAGTTGTTCACGAAAGACGGCCTCGAGGATCGACTCGAGGACTTGGCGCGCGGTGCCGAACTCGCGGGCAGGGACCTCGACGACCTGCGCGTCGCGCCGATCGTTCGCGGCATCGCGAACGAGGACCGCGACCTGGCACGACGGAAGGCCCGAGGGACGATCGCGTTCATGCTCGGGGCGTACGGTCCCTACTACGGCGATTCGGTCGCCGGGCAGGGTTATCCCGAGGTCGTCGAGGAGATCCGGGCCGCCTGGCAGGAGCGCGATACCGAATCGATGGCCGCCGCGCTGCCCGACGAACTGCTCGACGAACTGGCCCCCGCGGGAACGCCCGAGGAGGTTCGGGAGTGGGTCGCGGCGTACGGCGACCTCGAGGGCGTCGACGCCGTCCGCGTCGGCTTCGTCAACGAGATGACCGAGGAGGAAAAGGCGGTGACGATGGAAGCGGTCGCGGATCTGGTGTAG